From the Anopheles merus strain MAF chromosome 2L, AmerM5.1, whole genome shotgun sequence genome, the window ATCGGATGGAAACTCAGGATGACGATGTTTGAGCGTTAGATTCCCAGAGATCGTCCCGACGTGCCGCACTGCGGGATGTGCGACCTCTTCCACATGACGTGCCAGCTCGCCACAGTACGTAAAGCGCCGATCGGCTCTGGCCGCCTCTCGCAATATCTCAATCAGCTCACTGAGCGTCACATTCGCACCGACGATCACCGAACTTCCGATCCAGTAGTTGCGCAGCTCCTCCACGTGGCGCACATCTATGAACACTCGTAAGTCTGCGGCTCTCCGGTACACACCGTGACCCGTGTTGCCCGCCACCAGCATGTACATCCCAGGGCTCACGTCCTCCTCTCGCAGGATGTCAAATATTTCGTCCACTGTGCGCACTCGAAACCACCGACGATCTTGATACATGAACTGCAGCTCAATCGTCTCATCGGAGCAACCCTTGGCGGAACATTCCCGCTCACAACCGACACAGCTCGCCCGGGGCAGATCTTCGATGTCTGAGGCACAGGTGATGCCCATAGCCCGACGAGCCAGCCTATCCTCGGGCGGTGCATCGACTGCGAATGACTTGAACGCATCTAGAATCGGTCGATAGCCGGTACAGCGACAGATGTTCTCTGCCAGTGCCTTCTCCACATCTTCCATCGTGACGCTGCCGTTGTTCGCCTCCAGCAGGCTGTACATGCTCATCACCATGCCGGGCGAACAGTACCCGCACTGTGTGCCGTTGAACTGTGCCAATCGCTCCTGCACCGGATGGTATCCGGTCGCCTTCGACCCGATGCCTTCCACCGTAAGAATGTCCATGCCATGGCAGGAGAACACCGAAAACAGACACTAAAAGGAACGGAAATCAGAActagcacaaacacaccccgAACTAGAATGAATGCACCCAGCCACCCTCGAGACACATAAACTTGGTACCCGTCAGGTGTGCCTTGGTGCGTATGAAGCGGTTCAGCGACGCATCGATCGGCAGCTCGCCCGGGGTAACTGACCACGACAAggggaaaagggaaaggaaaggcACGAAACATCAGTTTTGTGGATAGAAACAACCGAATTTCGCTTTTCGTACCCTGGTACAGCTGATGGTGAACTTCACGCGCATGGTGACGCACTGAAGACGACGTGGCTATGCGCAGGTTTCATACGGAGTACGCAATGCAAGCGCAAATCCAACACTGACGGGAGAAGACTGCGCACCAACGGTCAGTAGGCTCCAAACGGCAACACGATTGCACGCATCACCGAGCTCACCAAGACGGGGGAAATGAACGGGACTAGTCGTCCTTACACGTTCATTCAACGAGGGGTGTATGTGAAGAAGACAGGGAAAGTGAAAGCTTAGAACATTATATAGAGCAAAACCCTACCCTGTGAGGTTTAAAATAAGCACATAGAGCATGATGAGTCCGTTGTTATTTCTTCCTCCACAGCGAAGCTACCGTTTGAAAGCTATTCGGTGGATCGCCACGCGAATCCGTTCGAAGGCGCACGGTCGGTTGGGTTCGAAGATTTGGAAAAGCAGCGTAACAGTTCCCCGGTTGCTGCGATCGAGAGCACAACGATTTTCCAGCACTGCCCTGCaatgggccggtctggtgatacagtcgtcaactcgtacgatttaacaacatgtccgtcatgggttcaagccccgaatagaccgtgtccctatacgtaggactgactatcctgctatggtaacaataagtcaaagaaagccaagctcacttcacttgtGGGGGCACAGGCAGGCCTTAACCGACAactgttgttgtgccaaagaagaagaagaagaaaccctGCAATGGAGGGAAAAGAGTAATCACTATGCTTGGTACGATAAGTCAATAGTCTAATGTTAGTTTTCCGGCAAGCAACAAAGTAGCGTTTTTCTTATTCATACCTGTTGGTTTCTTAGTCGTACACCAACTTTATTTGGATACAATAACAAGTGACAAGTGTTCACATCGGCGGTCGGAATGATAAGAGAACGATCGCCCGGTGCGATCGTTTATCCCTGATTCGCTAATCTTTACTAAGGTTAATCTTTATTACTCGGTCCCTTCGCTGTCGGTCCCTTCGGCTTTTCTAGTGCTTTGAGCGTTACTCAATATTCCCAATCTTTCTGGTGCCAACTAGCGGACGCTAGAATAACGTCACGATTCCACTACCGGGGATACAATGCTGGCTACAAAAACGTAGCGCCTTACGGGTTCGTGATATGTGGTATGATCACCACAGTACCCATCAATTCCATAAGTTCCTGATAGGTCCATCTTTTCGTATGTTTCTTGGGATACTACGATTTCTCACGCTTGACTTGGCGTTTGACATGTAACTTGACTCTTTCATAGGGAAAATGAATTATATACGACGGAAAATGAACTCTACTGCACATTTTTAGAAAAGACACTAAAACATTCCGATAAGAAACAGTTaagaaagtgtcccacaactctggaaacacataaaaaacacTTTAAGTACTTTTATTTGAAATCTGATTGCCTTCAAATTCAGAAGCATGatcatttataattttatcTCTCGACTAATGAAGTAGGAAAGACACTCTTTACTATTTAAACCTTAAAATAAGAATTGCAAATATTTTCGGAACTTTATAAAGTTAGCTAATGTCAAACaatttatttcttcattttatgaaaaaacataattatttGCCAATCTTAGCGTACTTTATTTGCGTCGTTTGGTATAGCAAATGATATATTATACTTTGGGTTGATTATACCTAGTAATTAGTAAGTATGCCACAGATTTTTACAGTGTTTTATATGTACAGCAATCGCCAATGAAGCCACGATGCTGCCCTGCAAGATTACAGCACCTTGCACTTCATTCGTATTTGTACTGTTCGATGGAACTCTCCAACAGGGCAAATATTTTCTCCGGCGTCATGCCACTACCTACAAGTAGTTGAAAAGcaagaatgaagattttaattaaatacacAATAGCAAAAAACCTACAATATGTACTAACCCATAGGCAACCAAATGTCCGGTAGGCCTGCATCTCGTCTTGCCGCCCGCAAAGCATTCCGCACGGCGTAAACGATCACCGGACTTAGCGAAAAGGCCGGCTCCCCGGTGGCCTTGGAGCGCAGGACGCCACCAGCGTTGGAGCTCTTGCTCAAAAACGACACCCGGAAGTCAACGGGAATGTCCCGATGGCCCGGCATCTTGTAGTTCCAGGTACGATCGTTCACCAGCGCACCATTTTTCGGATCATACACCAGCGTTTCGGTCAGATAGTAGCCCAACCCCATCACGAACGCACCTTCGATTTGGCCAACATCGATGCCGGGGTTTATGCTTTCACCCACATCCTCCAGTATGTCTACCCGTCGTACAAGCACCTGCCCGGTGAGTACATCTAGCTCAATCTCACCACACGCCAGTCCCCAGATGGTGTAAGTGCGCATATCGGTCGGAGTGGCGTAAAACGAGACTTGCATATCCACGTCGTCCATGGCGGCATTGCGTACCATCTCTTCCCAGCTAGTGCGCCGCAGCAGCGTACGGTAAGGGCGGAGTCGTTCGAGCAGCATCTCGCAGCATCGTTTGACAGCCTGTGGAAGAAAAGTGTCACACATAAAAAATCACAATTCCACACGAAAATCCATTTCTGGACACTTACGAAAGCGACACTATCCGTTGCCTGCGTATGCTGGGAACCATTCGAGTTGGCATTCAGCAAACTGTCCGTCGGCTGTACGACAATCTTCTCGATCGGTATGCCCAGCAGATGGGCCGCCACCTGCGCTACCTTCGTGTTAATGCCTTGTCCCATCTCGATGCCACCGTGCACGATCGTCACCGTACCATCGTCACTGTACACCGACAGCATCGCTTTCTTCATCGAGTTCAGCTCCAGCGGGTACTGCATGGGCATGATCGCGATACCCCGCTTGCGCCACCGATTTTCCCCATTAAATTGGTCAATCTGTCGTCTACGCTCGTCGTACTCCACCTGACGCCGGAAGCGTGGCAGCAGCGTGTGCATCTTGTTCTCGCGCGAAATGTTTGCCATCCGCACGTCCACCGCATCCAGCCCTGTCTGGTGCGCAATGTGCTCCATGATGTTTTCCGCCATTGCGATACCTTCGGACGAGCCCGGAGCCCGGGCCCACGTGTTTGGTGGAGCGTCCGTGCGAGCGATCTTTGTGCGCAGCTTCCAGTAGTCCGTTCGGTAGCAGTTTTTAAACATATCGCTCGTTATCGCGCCGAGCATCACGTTCAGCGTGGCCCCAGCATCGTGTATGAAGGTGTGCGACAGCCGGCTGATGCGTCCGCTCGCGTCAAACGACACCTCATACTCGCTGACACTTCCGCACCGCTTGCCCGAACCGGACATTGACGTCTCGAGCGGAAGGATCATCCGAACGGGGGCTCCAGTTCGGTAGGCGGCCACTGCACAGGCACAGGCGATCTGAGTCGCTCGCGTTAGCTTCGCACCGTACGCACCCCCAACGCGCCGAACTGTAAGGTTTAGTGAGCTTTCACGAACCTGCAGCGCTTGGGAGATGGCGATCTGCACGTGATCCAGCCACTGGGTCGCACAGTACACGTCCATCGAGCCAGCGTGCGGAACGCAAAGGGCGATTTGCGTCTCGAGCTGCCCATGGTACTGACCGCGCAGATCGAACCGGCCACTGACGCTGTACGGACCTTCCTTGGCAAGATGATACCGGACACCGTGACGATCGTATGGTTGATCGCTAACACGACTATAGTCCAGTGCGTCCACCACGTCCTGCACGGTCGGCAGAATGATTCTATTGCTGGCCGGTTTATACTCAATCCGAACCTTCGCCACGGCAGCATTGGCCAGCTCGAAACTATCTGCACAGATCATCCCAACTACCTGTCCGGCGAACTGTACCTCCCCGCTGCAAAAGATCTCCTCCACCTCCGGGGAACCCATCTCCAGTGGCATAAAGTTATTGAATCCTGGAATATCTTGCGCGCAGAAGAACGCCCTCACCCCGGGAAGAGCAAGCGCTTCAGATGCATCAATCGTCACGATCTTTCCCCGGATCTCGTTCGAGAGTATCAGCGCACCGTGTAGTTCGTTCGGCAGCACCGGCATATCGTTAATGTACTCTGCCTCACCGGAACACTGCGCCAACCCTTCCAGCTTCGGTATACTTTGCGTGAGTGGCCACCGTTTCTGGTAGGTGTCGTACGTTTGCCGACCGCTTGAGACGAGCGGCCGTTCGATCGGTTCCATACCGCTGCGATACGTTCGACCAACGGCGGGATGCACACTGAGCACAAAGCGATAAAAGGCGGCAAGAGCGAGCTGTTTGCGATAGGTTGGAGATGCATCGGGAAGTATCCAGTCGGGTTTTAGCTCACGCTCCAGAGCCTTCAACGCCTGGGAGAGTGTGCTGTCAAGGAAGAGGGGCATGCCGGTGAGGAAGCTTTCCGTTTGTTGCGCATGCACAAAGGCAGGATTGATGCCACCGTAGCAGATGCGGATGGAGGTGCAGAGCTTGCGATCGGGACACAGTTGTAGCAGGAAGCCGGCATTCACGTAGGCTCGGGAGTTCTGGGCAACGGGCATAATTTTGTACGATCGTAACGTCGTGCTAACGTGATCGTGGGGTGGAAGTCGAATGGATGCTAGGATGCATTTGTGCATGTTGAGCTTTAGGAATTCGAGTGGTGATACGACGAGAGGATCGCTGTCAGTGGAGGACACTAAAAAGGTTGATAAACAAGGGAATAAGTACATTCAGATTCTAAACATTAAGGATCATCTCGGGATACTTACGAACAGTCAGCTTGGCGCCTACAGTTTCTAGCAATAGAAATAAATCCGAAGGAAACTCGGGATGCTGATGCTTGATCATCAGATTGCCCCCGATCGTACCGACATTGCGTACGGGCAGATTAGCCACCTTTCTGATGTGCTTTGCCATCGGTATACAGTAAGTAAAGTTTAGATGTGCTTCTGCCGTTTGCTCTAGCAGTGCAATAAACTCGGTCAAACGTATGCTAGCTCCCACCACAAGATCTTCATCAACCGTGTACCGATGAAGCTCCTCTACTGCGCTTACGTCTATGAACACCTTCAACCGATCGGAACGTCTATACACTCCATGCGCCGTATTCCCGCTGACGAAGGTGTACGGTTCGCTGTTGCCGATCGTTTGCAGCACATCGAAGGCTTCCGAGAGCGTCAACACTTTAAACCACTTTCGTCCATCGGCAAACTTGAGACATTTTGATGGTGAGACAGAACCCTTTCCCGTAGCTCCAGCCGTTGGCGTGCTGGCCACCAAATCCTCAATGTCCACAATCGGTGGCTCTTGATCTTGATCGTTTGCGAACGATTTGAAAGCATCCAGGATCGGACGATACCCGGTACAACGACATATATTCCCATCGAAGGCCTGTTCGATCTGTGCCGCTGTCAGCGCAGGCTCAACTGTTCCTTCCTCagcttgctgctgttggccgTGCTTTCGGGAGGCAAGCAAGCTGTACATGCTCATCACCATACCCGGAGAACAGTATCCACACTGTGAGCCACCGTACTCTGCCAGCCGGCGCTGGATGGGATGGTAGGAACCTTTCCTATACCCACCGATTCCCTCAATTGTAACAATATCCTTTCCATCGCAGGAGAACACCGATACTAGGCACTTTTAGGAGGTACGTAAATTAATAGAATTATAACGTTACGCTTGATGGCATTCAAGCAAATCAAACTAGTTACCGAATTTGCTGCCCACGAACGACGTTCGCGCGTGGCCGGATGATAGTCCGACACGGTAACGACACAGGCGCCACAACCACCCTCCCGGCACATAAACTTGGTCCCTTTTAGATGGGCATGATCGCGGATGAACGTGTTTAGCGATGTGTCCACCGGAACGGTCGAGGCGCGTACTAGAACGAGATAGCCAAAACAAGGAATAGTTCAATAATCAAACATATAGCGCATCAACTTGGTCTTTGTATCCAATAAAGAGCACCGTAATGATCgtaaagaaaaaggaaaagtaaATTCCCCTTCAGGCGTCAGTGCTGTTGATTTTATGGTCAAGAAATATCCAACTTTTACGGCCAGACACGAGCCAACCGTTACGGTTTGTGGGTTTGCGAGTCGAATAGGTGATTTTTAAAGCCCCATTTAACAAATACCGCCGATTAAGCGCTCCGATGGTATACGTTAACATTGTAGCAACCTTCAACGATCGATTTTACAGCCTCATTCAAGCAAGAAATTATGCGAAAGCTTCCAACAATGATAATGTACGCGCAGCCATCATGAACAGCACATCACATGTCGGAATCTTCCTATGACTGCGAGTATTAAGCTACAGATTGCTCTATTAACGTAAGAGTGGTTACGTATAGGTTTCTCTTTCACACGATAACGCTTTCTCTATGACTTTTACATCTTATCACTCTGATTGCTTCAATATTGAAGCTCTCAACGTCGAAATAGTCACCAAGATGCATCCAAAAATTACATACATCTAAAGCTACAACTATTTGTTTCATTCCAAAACTACCATCGTTGCACTTCATTACTTCACTGATCAAAACTCATAAGTCTTCTCGACACCATTATCATATTTCCCAACTGTCCGGCTCACACATTCCGACATTCCAAAGACGCACGGTGCTGCGGATCAAATCACGCCCATTTGAAACTCGATCACACGTCCACTTCGCTTCCCTTACCCGTGTACTGCTGGCCGTTAATCGTGAAGCGCACCACGTCGTCCATATTGATTTTTCCCGCCACGGGACGCACGCACGGACGCACGCTAGCCAATGGGCGTAATATAAGCAAGTACCAAGCGTACTGATCACTCTCAGCCTCAGGAAAAACGTTGTGCACTCGGTCGCAGCAACTGGGAAACTGGTACGCTGCTTTTCCAAATCTTCGAACCCAACCGACCGTGCGCCTTCGAACGGATTCGCGTGGCGATCCACCGAATAGCTTTCAAACGGTAGCTTCATGgtggaacaaaaaataacaactgACTCATCATGCTCTATGTGCACAAACCTCACACGCGCATGTAGGGCTTTGCTCTATATAATGTTCTAAGCTTTCACTTTCCCTGTCTTCTTCACATACACCCCTCGTTGAATGAACGTGTAAGGACGACTAGTCCCGTTCATTTCCCCCGTCTTGGTGAGCTCGGTGATGCGTGCAATCGTGTTGCCGTTTGGAGCCTACTGACCGTTGGTGCGCAGTCTTCTCCCGTCAGTGTTGGATTTGCGCTTGCATTGCGTACTCCGTGTGAAACCTGCGCATAGCCACGTCGTCGTCAGTGCGTCACCATGCGCGTGAAGTTCACCATCAACGGGAAGCTGTACCAGGGTACGAAAAGCGAAATTCGGTTGTTTCTATCCACAAAACTGATGTTTCGTgcctttcctttcccttttccccTTGTCGTGGTCAGTTACCCCGGACGAGCTGCCGATCGATGCGTCGCTGAACCGCTTCATACGCACCAAGGCACACCTGACGGGTACCAAGTTTATGTGTTTCGAGGGTGGCTGCGGCGTGTGCATCGTGAACGTGGTCGACACACATCCGGTAACCAAGCAACGCATCACCTTCTCAGTGAACTCGGTCAGTGGTGCTTCAATTCTTCAGTCGGCATTCTAgttcggtgtgtgtttgtgctagTTCTGATTTCCGTTTCTTTTAGTGTCTGTTTTCGGTGTTCTCCTGCCATGGCATGGACATTCTTACGGTGGAAGGCATCGGGTCGAAGGCGACCGGATACCATCCGGTGCAGGAGCGATTGGCACAGTTCAATGGCACACAGTGTGGGTACTGTTCGCCCGGCATGGTGATGAGCATGTACAGCCTGCTGGAGGCGAACAATGGCAGCGTCACGATGGAAGATGTTGAGAAGGCACTGGCAGGGAACATCTGTCGGTGTACCGGTTATCGACCGATTCTGGATGCGTTCAAGTCATTCGCAGTCGATGCACCGCCCGAGGATAGGCTGGCTCGACGGGCTATGGGCATCACCTGTGCCTCAGACATCGAAGATCTACCCCGGGCGAGCTGTATCGGTTGTGAGCGGGAATGTTCCGCCAAGGGTTGCTCCGATGAGACGATTGAGCTGCAGTTCATGTATCAAGATCGTCGGTGGTTTCGAGTGCGCACAGTGGACGAAATATTTGACATCCTGCGAGAGGAGGACGTGAGCCCTGGGACGTACATGCTGGTGGCGGGCAACACGGGTCACGGTGTGTACCGGAGAGCCGCAGACTTGCGAGTGTTCATAGATGTGCGCCACGTGGAGGAACTGCGCAACTACTGGATCGGAAGTTCGGTGATCGTCGGTGCGAATGTGACGCTCAGTGAGCTGATTGAGATATTGCGAGAGGCGGCCAGAGCCGATCGGCGCTTTACGTACTGTGGCGAGCTGGCACGTCATGTGGAAGAGGTCGCACATCCCGCAGTGCGGCACGTCGGGACGATCGCCGGGAATCTAACGCTCAAACATCGTCATCCCGAGTTTCCATCCGATCTGTTCGTTTTGTTCGAATCGATCGGTGTCGAGATGACGATTGGTAAGCGGAGCAGAGAAAATAATCAGGCAACTCCTCTTTCACTGTGTTCACTTTTTTGCTACTccttttctttccagcttCCCCCAGTGGTGCGATGGAAAAGCTGCTGCCCGGCCAGTTTCTCAGCTACAACATGCACAGACGGGTGCTGCTGAACATAACGCTTCCCCCGCTCGACTCGGACCGGTGCGTGTTTCGCTCGTACAAGGTAGCGGCAAGGGCGCAGAACGCGAGCGCCCATGTCAACGCCGCCTTTCTGTTGCGCCTGTGCGCACGCAAAATTAACGTCGAGCAAGCGTGTCTTTGCTTCGGCGGCATCGGACCGAAGGTGGGTATGGTTTTGCTGGTATTGTTTTATGCCATTCGCCAATGTTGTGAGGGTTGAGGTGTTTTAGTAAGTGAAAGGAATCGTTAAAGAAGCTCTGGTAACAGATTGAACCGAgaacgatttgttttattcattcgGTTTTGGTTGATAGATCTCGCGATGAACGTTATGTCTTATTTTATCAGATTTGATATATTTTCCAAACACATGGGAAggtttggtttgctttgcTATGGAGCATCCGTGACTGTTGCATTATGGCATCATTTGATCGCCGTGCTGTGTAAGCTATGTCTGTGATCTTGTATTCGCAGATCCAACTAAGAAGAAATCGAATATAGATATAAGTATAATTCGTCTTCTCCGAAGTCGTATATTACAAGTCTCATTGTAACCCTTGATCTCCTTATCTTCTTCGACACAGTTTTCTCGTGCAACCCGCACGGAGCAGTACCTCGCCGGCAAGAACCCGTTCAACAACGTGATGCTGCAGGAAACGCTTGCCGTACTGAACGCCGAGCTAGCCGGTGGACCAACGGAACCAGCCGCAGATGCATCATACCGTCGCCAGGTAGCAGTAGGTTTACTGTACCGTTTCGTCCTTCATATTGCGCCACGTGATCGTCGCGTAGCCAACCCGATAGTCCGCTCGGGTGGATCGAAAATGCAGCGTCCCATTTCCAGCGGCGCTCAGTCCTTCGATACGTATCCCTCAAACTGGCCGCTTACGCAAGCACTGCCCAAGTTGGAAGCGTTCCACCAGACGGCCGGTGAAGCGATCTACGTCAACGATCTTCCAAGTCGTCCGGACGAGCTGCACGCCGCTTTCGTACTGGCAAACGTAGTGCATCGTCAGATTCTTTCAATTGATCCATCGCCCGCTCTCGCAATGCCGGGTGTTGTGGCATTCTATTCTGCCAAAGATATCCCAGGGAAGAATAATTTTGCCTCACTTGTTGGAGGTTTCAACACGGCCTTCCCATTTCGCGATGTGCCCGAGGAGATTCTGTGTAGTGGTAACGTACTGTACCACGGTCAGCCGGTTGGTATTGTGGTGGCTGAGTCGTTCGAGTGTGCTACAGAAGCCGCGACAATGGTGAAGATGACGTACGGAGAGTCCAATGATGAGCCGATACTTCCCACGGTGGATGATGTGCTCGCCCATGGCACTTcaagccatcgtatcctgacGCTAGAACCGGACGTAGTGGGTCGATCGTACAACCGGGCGGGCAGTACTGTCAACACCGTGAAGGTTACGGGCAAGTGTCACTTTCGCAGTCAAGCACACTTCACGCTAGAGCCTCAGACTTGTCTTTGCATCCCATCGGAGGACGGGACCGGGATGGATGTGTATAGTGCTACCCAATCGAGTCACATGGTCCAAAACGCGATCGCAAAGTCACTTAACTGGCGCCAGTGTAATATTCGCGTTATTGTTCGCCCTGTAGGTGGATCGTTTGGAGGAAAACTGTCCCGCGGAGCATGGGTTGCCAGTGCGTGTGCCCTGGCCGCCTATCGTACCCGACGTCCCGTAAGGATGGTACTCCCATTCGAGACTACGATGAAGGCAATCGGTAAGCGTATCGGAGGACAGTGCGAGTACGAAGTGGACGTACGTCCGATGGATGGACGCATCGTTCGGCTTTCCAACACCTACTACGAGGATGAGGGTGTGTCCCAGTACGAAGCGATGACGATGCTGTTCCGGGAAGCGTTCCGTAACTGCTACAGTGATGACAGCTGGCGACTGCGGTTGCGCGGTGCCCTTACTGACTCACCTAGCACCACCTGGTTAAGATCGCCCGGTACTGCCGAGTCGATTGCCACCATCGAAACAATCATGGAGCATGTGGCGTTCGTTACTGGGCTTGATCCTCTCACAGTTCGACTTGCCAACATGGAACCAGGCAGCAGTATGGCCACCTTACTGCCAGCATTCTATGAGCAGGTTGACTTCAAGGAACGTAAAGCAGCTGTCGATCGTTTCAACGAGACAAATCGTTGGAAAAAGCGAGGAATTGCGATCGTTCCGATGGGTCATCCGATTCGTTATTTTGGTGGCATGAACGCTTGGGTGTCAATCTATCATGTGGATGGGAGTGTGGCCGTCACGATCGGCACTGCCGAGATCGGACAGGGTGTTAACACAAAGGTTGCACAGGTGGTGGCACACACGCTCGGCATTTCGTTGGCGTTGGTTACGGTAAAGCCACACACGACTGTAGGCAGTCCGAACGCATTCATAGAGGGAGGCAGTATCAGCACGGATGTGGTGGCGTACTCGGCCCGGCGTGCCTGTGAAACTCTGCTCGAACGCATTCGTCCCGTGCGGGAAGATAATCGAACCGCTCCATGGGAAGCGATCGTGCAAATGTGCTACCAGCGACGGATTGATCTAACCGCTTCTTACAACGCCAAGCAGACGGATCTACGTGGATACACCGTGTGGGCACTGTGTGCAGTCGAGCTAGAGGTGGACGTACTTACCGGGCAGGTACAGCTGCAGCGTGTGGACATTCTGGAGGATACGGGCGAGAGCATGAACCCTCTATTGGATATTGGGCAGATCGAGGGCGCTTTCGTGATGGCGGTCGGGTTTCATCTGCTCGAGGAGCTGCGGTATGATCGGAGTACAGGCGCACTTAGCAACTACCGCACGTGGAACTACAAGCCGCCGAGTGCGCGTGACATTCCGGTAGATATGCGCGTTCGGTTGCTGCAGAAGAGCTCGAACCCAGCGGGTGTACTTCGGTCGAAGACAACGGGAGAACCGGCATTCAACTTGGGAGTTACCGTCCAGTTCGCTCTGCGGTATGCACTAGCTTCGGCACGGCGCGATGCTGGACTGCCGATTGAGTGGTTAGAAATTGGTAGGTGATGATATTTATGGTTAGATGTATGCCCAAGAaattcttcttccttttttaaataattataacGATTCCTTCTTTTGCAGCTACGTCATGTACACCGGAAAAGGTACTTGCTCTGACGGGGACCA encodes:
- the LOC121592933 gene encoding indole-3-acetaldehyde oxidase-like — protein: MRVKFTISCTRCLFSVFSCHGMDILTVEGIGSKATGYHPVQERLAQFNGTQCGYCSPGMVMSMYSLLEANNGSVTMEDVEKALAENICRCTGYRPILDAFKSFAVDAPPEDRLARRAMGITCASDIEDLPRASCVGCERECSAKGCSDETIELQFMYQDRRWFRVRTVDEIFDILREEDVSPGMYMLVAGNTGHGVYRRAADLRVFIDVRHVEELRNYWIGSSVIVGANVTLSELIEILREAARADRRFTYCGELARHVEEVAHPAVRHVGTISGNLTLKHRHPEFPSDLFVLFESIGVEMTIASPSGAMEKLRFGYGFAGVVLCHSRLL
- the LOC121592156 gene encoding xanthine dehydrogenase-like produces the protein MDDVVRFTINGQQYTVRASTVPVDTSLNTFIRDHAHLKGTKFMCREGGCGACVVTVSDYHPATRERRSWAANSCLVSVFSCDGKDIVTIEGIGGYRKGSYHPIQRRLAEYGGSQCGYCSPGMVMSMYSLLASRKHGQQQQAEEGTVEPALTAAQIEQAFDGNICRCTGYRPILDAFKSFANDQDQEPPIVDIEDLVASTPTAGATGKGSVSPSKCLKFADGRKWFKVLTLSEAFDVLQTIGNSEPYTFVSGNTAHGVYRRSDRLKVFIDVSAVEELHRYTVDEDLVVGASIRLTEFIALLEQTAEAHLNFTYCIPMAKHIRKVANLPVRNVGTIGGNLMIKHQHPEFPSDLFLLLETVGAKLTVLSSTDSDPLVVSPLEFLKLNMHKCILASIRLPPHDHVSTTLRSYKIMPVAQNSRAYVNAGFLLQLCPDRKLCTSIRICYGGINPAFVHAQQTESFLTGMPLFLDSTLSQALKALERELKPDWILPDASPTYRKQLALAAFYRFVLSVHPAVGRTYRSGMEPIERPLVSSGRQTYDTYQKRWPLTQSIPKLEGLAQCSGEAEYINDMPVLPNELHGALILSNEIRGKIVTIDASEALALPGVRAFFCAQDIPGFNNFMPLEMGSPEVEEIFCSGEVQFAGQVVGMICADSFELANAAVAKVRIEYKPASNRIILPTVQDVVDALDYSRVSDQPYDRHGVRYHLAKEGPYSVSGRFDLRGQYHGQLETQIALCVPHAGSMDVYCATQWLDHVQIAISQALQVRESSLNLTVRRVGGAYGAKLTRATQIACACAVAAYRTGAPVRMILPLETSMSGSGKRCGSVSEYEVSFDASGRISRLSHTFIHDAGATLNVMLGAITSDMFKNCYRTDYWKLRTKIARTDAPPNTWARAPGSSEGIAMAENIMEHIAHQTGLDAVDVRMANISRENKMHTLLPRFRRQVEYDERRRQIDQFNGENRWRKRGIAIMPMQYPLELNSMKKAMLSVYSDDGTVTIVHGGIEMGQGINTKVAQVAAHLLGIPIEKIVVQPTDSLLNANSNGSQHTQATDSVAFAVKRCCEMLLERLRPYRTLLRRTSWEEMVRNAAMDDVDMQVSFYATPTDMRTYTIWGLACGEIELDVLTGQVLVRRVDILEDVGESINPGIDVGQIEGAFVMGLGYYLTETLVYDPKNGALVNDRTWNYKMPGHRDIPVDFRVSFLSKSSNAGGVLRSKATGEPAFSLSPVIVYAVRNALRAARRDAGLPDIWLPMGSGMTPEKIFALLESSIEQYKYE